In one window of Psychrobacter sp. P2G3 DNA:
- a CDS encoding AzlC family ABC transporter permease, translated as MGYLPAGIAFGVLAQVAGVPIWATIMLSVVLYAGAAQYACLPMLSAGLPIGSMATNIAAINLRHVFYGMPLLQYFPTHKIAKAYCLFALTDETFSVMTSLPNEMRRALILPISLFNQSWWVLASIIGVMIGSALSDLVPHLDFALVCLFAILAYEQFQSIKRYFPIGIAVIALAIASLFTSNWLLLVAITICMLMILARGFWVQRKVTGETNE; from the coding sequence ATGGGCTACCTACCTGCAGGTATCGCCTTTGGCGTTCTTGCTCAGGTCGCTGGAGTACCAATATGGGCAACTATTATGTTGAGTGTCGTCTTGTACGCAGGCGCTGCACAATACGCTTGTCTACCGATGCTTAGTGCCGGTTTGCCGATTGGTAGTATGGCGACCAACATTGCAGCCATCAACCTACGTCACGTGTTCTATGGGATGCCACTGCTACAGTATTTTCCTACGCACAAAATCGCTAAAGCTTACTGCTTGTTTGCCCTTACTGATGAGACGTTTTCAGTAATGACTAGCTTACCCAATGAGATGCGGCGCGCACTCATACTACCGATAAGTTTGTTTAACCAAAGCTGGTGGGTATTGGCCTCTATTATTGGAGTAATGATAGGCAGCGCTCTTAGCGACTTGGTGCCACACTTAGACTTTGCATTGGTTTGTTTATTTGCAATTTTGGCTTACGAGCAGTTTCAAAGTATTAAACGCTACTTTCCTATCGGTATCGCTGTCATTGCTTTGGCTATCGCCTCATTATTTACTAGCAACTGGCTGTTGTTAGTAGCAATTACCATTTGTATGCTGATGATTTTGGCACGTGGTTTTTGGGTACAGCGTAAAGTAACAGGAGAGACTAATGAATAG
- the purF gene encoding amidophosphoribosyltransferase has translation MCGVVGVAAHEPVNQILYDALTMLQHRGQDAAGIVTLQDGRLYLRKENGMVRDVFMNRHMVRLVGKFGIGHVRYPTAGTSSSAEAQPFYVNSPYGITLAHNGNLTNAESLAKSLYQDDRRHLNTDSDSEVLLNVLAHEMQNLGKTHPTPDDIFEAVKAVYARCEGAYGVVAMITGHGLLAFRDPNGIRPLIFGERLAANGGTEYMVASESVALTGCGFSIIRDVKPGEAIFIDLDHKLHTYQCVEQQEYTPCIFEYVYFARPDSIMDNISVYKSRLRMGEKLGQKILNEWGEDHDIDVVIPIPDTSRTSAMELALKMNIKYREGFMKNRYIGRTFIMPGQQQRKKSVRQKLSAVPLEFKDKNVLLVDDSIVRGTTCHEIIQMARDAGAKKVFFASAAPPVKYPNVYGIDMPVRSELIASGHSVEEVRNIIGADRLIFQDLDDLIDAVKDTKHSRVEGFDCAVFNGCYITGQINEAYLDHLQEQRSETAKTGKKGVQVVADTPVDMMGVEEF, from the coding sequence ATGTGTGGAGTCGTTGGGGTTGCAGCTCATGAGCCAGTCAACCAAATTCTTTATGATGCCTTAACTATGTTGCAACATCGTGGTCAAGATGCCGCCGGTATTGTGACTTTGCAGGATGGGCGCCTATACTTGCGTAAAGAAAACGGTATGGTTCGTGATGTTTTTATGAACCGCCATATGGTCAGACTGGTTGGTAAGTTCGGTATTGGTCATGTTCGCTATCCTACTGCGGGCACGTCAAGCAGTGCGGAGGCACAGCCATTCTACGTAAACTCTCCTTATGGGATTACCTTGGCACACAATGGTAACTTGACCAATGCAGAGAGCTTGGCTAAATCGTTATATCAAGATGATCGTCGTCATTTAAATACCGATTCTGATTCTGAAGTATTGTTAAACGTGCTTGCCCACGAGATGCAAAACTTAGGCAAAACTCATCCAACGCCTGATGATATTTTTGAAGCGGTAAAAGCAGTTTATGCTCGCTGTGAAGGTGCTTATGGCGTAGTAGCAATGATTACGGGTCATGGCTTATTAGCATTTCGTGACCCTAATGGTATTCGTCCACTTATTTTTGGTGAACGTTTAGCTGCCAACGGTGGCACAGAGTATATGGTTGCCTCTGAGTCAGTCGCATTGACAGGTTGTGGCTTTAGCATCATCCGTGATGTTAAACCTGGCGAAGCTATCTTCATTGATTTAGATCATAAGCTGCATACGTATCAATGCGTAGAGCAACAAGAGTACACGCCTTGTATTTTTGAATACGTTTATTTTGCGCGTCCAGATTCTATTATGGACAATATCTCTGTCTACAAATCTCGCCTACGTATGGGCGAAAAACTGGGTCAGAAAATCCTTAATGAATGGGGCGAAGATCACGATATTGATGTAGTGATTCCAATTCCGGATACTTCGCGTACGTCAGCGATGGAGCTGGCACTTAAGATGAATATTAAGTACCGTGAAGGGTTTATGAAAAACCGCTACATCGGTCGTACCTTTATTATGCCAGGTCAGCAGCAACGTAAAAAGTCGGTACGCCAAAAGCTTAGCGCAGTACCGTTAGAGTTTAAAGACAAAAATGTCTTATTGGTTGATGACTCTATTGTCCGTGGTACTACTTGTCATGAAATCATTCAAATGGCACGTGATGCAGGTGCGAAAAAGGTGTTTTTCGCCAGTGCTGCGCCACCGGTAAAATACCCTAACGTGTATGGTATTGATATGCCAGTACGTAGCGAGCTTATCGCTTCAGGGCATAGTGTTGAAGAAGTGCGTAATATTATCGGTGCTGATCGTCTGATTTTCCAAGACTTAGATGATCTTATCGATGCGGTAAAAGATACGAAACATAGCCGAGTGGAAGGCTTTGATTGTGCCGTATTTAACGGTTGCTATATCACTGGTCAAATCAATGAAGCTTACCTTGATCACCTGCAAGAGCAGCGTAGTGAAACCGCTAAAACAGGCAAGAAAGGCGTACAAGTTGTCGCTGATACTCCTGTCGATATGATGGGTGTGGAAGAGTTTTAA
- a CDS encoding CvpA family protein: MSGLDIVIAIVVLIGLWRGFQVGLIKTAVGLVGWFIALIVATRLAGSIAPQLSGLVQNPVLQMATAFLLVVIVVLAVMHLVAFVFSGVLKTLRLGVVDKMAGGVLGAAKNVLVVLVVLSVSAPLLVQLPQWQTSVLAPELLPYAPMAKTLASDVLGGAWEQINQS, translated from the coding sequence ATGAGTGGTTTAGATATCGTAATTGCCATTGTTGTTCTTATTGGCTTATGGCGCGGCTTTCAAGTAGGTCTGATTAAAACGGCAGTAGGTTTAGTAGGTTGGTTCATTGCCTTGATTGTTGCTACTCGACTAGCAGGTTCGATTGCCCCGCAGTTATCAGGATTGGTACAAAATCCTGTGCTACAAATGGCAACGGCTTTTTTGTTGGTAGTGATCGTTGTATTAGCTGTTATGCATTTGGTAGCGTTTGTATTTTCAGGGGTGCTTAAAACTTTACGCTTGGGCGTGGTAGATAAAATGGCGGGCGGTGTACTAGGTGCTGCCAAAAACGTCCTTGTGGTTTTAGTGGTTCTTAGTGTCAGCGCACCATTATTGGTACAGCTTCCGCAGTGGCAAACTTCTGTATTAGCACCTGAGTTGCTTCCTTACGCACCGATGGCTAAAACGCTAGCATCAGATGTGTTAGGCGGTGCTTGGGAACAGATAAATCAGTCCTAG
- a CDS encoding AzlD domain-containing protein, translated as MNSSYLIAATFAMAGVTFITRAIPALIPKKLLDTPWLHRLNESLPLSVMVLLILTSLSYQDLSASTGLNSAQVQLLLAQIGALALVLIVYHVSRQLLVSMVVGIAAINALLWLLNNFLS; from the coding sequence ATGAATAGCAGCTATTTGATTGCAGCCACTTTCGCTATGGCCGGAGTTACTTTTATTACTCGTGCTATTCCCGCCTTGATACCCAAAAAGCTTCTTGATACGCCTTGGCTGCATCGACTAAATGAGAGCCTACCGCTATCAGTCATGGTGTTATTAATTTTAACTAGCCTCTCCTATCAAGACTTATCCGCTAGTACCGGGCTAAATAGCGCACAAGTACAATTATTACTGGCTCAGATTGGTGCATTAGCGCTAGTGCTCATTGTGTACCATGTCAGCCGTCAGTTATTGGTAAGCATGGTCGTCGGTATCGCAGCGATTAATGCTCTACTTTGGCTATTAAATAACTTTTTAAGTTGA